The following proteins are encoded in a genomic region of Pyxicephalus adspersus chromosome 9, UCB_Pads_2.0, whole genome shotgun sequence:
- the CIBAR2 gene encoding CBY1-interacting BAR domain-containing protein 2, which produces MNIVLSRDAQVKLMENTVSNAEKYFGQFCTVLASYTRKTAKLRDKADELVKQLMDFANTENPELRTALKNMAEELAKIQDYRHAQVERLETKVVTPMKMYGPLIKDKRAEIKKFNTVRNKEIKELQKLEKLRHRAPSDRHMISQAESNVQKASVDAARTTQQLEEAIDTFQQQKIKDVQKIFSDFLTVEMIFHARALEVYTNAFHSLQDCDLDKDMEDFRSKIHINTGTQDARPIHATNPSSNATWSTTNLSLPGTFQSQTHIEEEDSDEETEEDEEPTRLHYSRVRK; this is translated from the exons AGATGCCCAGGTCAAGCTCATGGAGAACACCGTCTCCAACGCGGAGAAATACTTCGGCCAGTTCTGCACCGTCCTGGCCTCCTACACCCGGAAGACGGCAAAGCTGCGGGACAAGGCGGACGAGCTGGTCAAACAGCTGATGGACTTTGCCAACACGGAGAACCCGGAGCTCAGGACAGCCCTGAAGAACATGGCAGAGGAACTGGCCAAGATCCAGGACTACCGACACGCACAG GTGGAGCGCCTGGAAACCAAAGTGGTTACCCCCATGAAGATGTACGGACCTTTGATCAAGGACAAGCGG GCGGAAATCAAGAAATTCAATACAGTGaggaacaaagaaataaaagaattacAGAAGCTGGAGAAGCTCCGGCACCGAGCGCCATCCGACCGCCACATGATT TCTCAG GCCGAGTCCAATGTTCAGAAAGCGTCTGTGGATGCAGCAAGAACCACCCAGCAGCTGGAGGAGGCCATAGACACCTTCCAGCAGCAGAAAATAAAGGATGTGCAG AAAATCTTCTCTGACTTTCTGACCGTTGAGATGATATTCCATGCACGGGCTCTTGAAGTATACACCAACGCCTTCCACAGCCTGCAGGACTGTGACCTGGACAAAGACATGGAG GATTTCAGATCCAAGATCCATATTAACACTGGAACACAGGATGCCCGACCCATCCATGCAACAAATCCTTCTTCCAATGCCACGTGGAGTACAACCAACCTG AGCCTCCCGGGCACCTTCCAGAGTCAAACGCACATTGAAGAGGAGGACAGTGATGAGGAAACAGAGGAGGATGAGGAACCCACAAGATTACATTATTCAAGAGTGAGAAAATAA